Proteins encoded within one genomic window of Macrobrachium nipponense isolate FS-2020 chromosome 8, ASM1510439v2, whole genome shotgun sequence:
- the LOC135223025 gene encoding uncharacterized protein LOC135223025 has protein sequence MIVNVQENLSANTGNGCSAFNTHASVSRRIDEMAADAENQLVSKLQVNDFSLQLDESTLPDNSALLMAFVRFLDVDEICQEMIFALKLTTDTKGESIFKTLEVYFEENNIPLKNIVACACAAMMGRWLSKAVISTELLDDDLAVYVDHLKQLQNEMETRFSDLLQMTVPQWFVDPFIADASEVDVTLQESLIEPTNNTTAQARFKRGGHQKLWMIQDVYEKYPLLWKDVTLLLLAFPTSCLVETGFSRVMYLLSDTKSP, from the exons ATGATAGTTAATGTCCAAGAGAACCTTTCTGCTAATACAGGAAA TGGCTGTAGTGCTTTCAACACTCACGCATCAGTATCACGCCGTATTGATGAGATGGCAGCTGATGCTGAAAACCAATTAGTCTCAAAACTGCAGGTGAATGATTTCTCACTTCAACTCGACGAATCAACTTTACCTGATAATTCTGCTCTTCTGATGGCATTTGTGAGGTTTCTTGATGTTGATGAAATATGTCAAGAAATGATTTTCGCATTGAAATTAACGACAGACACTAAAGGTGAATCCATCTTCAAAACACTGGAGGTCTATTTTGAGGAGAACAACATTCCACTCAAGAACATTGTGGCTTGTGCTTGTGCTGCTATGATGGGAAG ATGGCTCTCTAAGG CAGTTATATCCACCGAGCTGCTTGATGATGACCTAGCAGTGTATGTTGACCATCTCAAGCAGCTGCAAAATGAAATGGAAACTCGCTTCTCTGACCTACTCCAAATGACTGTGCCACAGTGGTTTGTGGATCCCTTCATTGCTGATGCATCTGAAGTTGATGTCACCCTACAAGAAAGTTTAATTGAGCCTACGAATAACACAACAGCTCAAGCAAGGTTCAAGCGTGGAGGACACCAGAAGCTGTGGATGATTCAAGATGTGTATGAGAAGTACCCACTACTCTGGAAAGATGTGACGTTGCTCTTACTTGCCTTTCCAACGTCTTGCTTGGTTGAGACTGGTTTCAGTCGGGTGATGTACCTGCTGTCAGACACGAAATCGCCTTGA